The Quercus lobata isolate SW786 chromosome 4, ValleyOak3.0 Primary Assembly, whole genome shotgun sequence genome segment gcttaagtaaGTATTAGCCCATATCTTTTCTACTATAAATAGCATTTTGTAGTGGTTTCTTGACATACCTTGCTAGTGAGACCGACtgtcccttttataggtgaATTAGGTAATTGTTATACATAAATTAGGGTAATTATTACCTTGATTGTAACATTTTTTGTCTTGATGAGAGTTTAAGACCTTTGATGGTCATTATTGAATGTGTTGAGCAATTATCTTTGATGGTCTACTAATGATGCAAGGTTGTCTATATTAATGGACtaccttaatgatttttctggaCTCATCAATTGCCCCCCATTCCCAAGTTTGATTTTGCTTTATGCTGGTCAGGCTTAGGGAATATTCTTGACTTGTTTAGATTCAGGCTTCTTTATCTTCAACTactttcttcttcaagaatGGTGATATTTTTGCGATGACTTCTTAGTATATGCCTTTTGAAGGTCTTTTTGGACGTTCGAGGGATCATAGCTTGATCTTGAAAGTGAGCTAATTTCTTCGGACGATCATTTTTTATTACTGCTGAAGAGCAAGCTAATTTCTTTGGACGACCATTTTTGATCACTTCGATGCTTCTTCTTTCACTCATTTTCTGGTTGTCACGTTTGTGTGAGAATCCTTGTCTACTTACACTCGTCTAAGGGAATTTTAGTCACTTAGCCACTTTTAGGTGACTTACATCCAGTTACGAAGCTTCACCATTTAGATTTCGTTAGTGATTTGCATCGGTCTAGCGGAAtcttgtccattttttttttttttttttggtgacttacatctaTTTAAGGAATCTTGCTCACTAGCCTTTGTCAGTGATTTATTCATCCGTCTTGGTGCTGGAATCTTATCCACTTGAACCATTTCTTCGCTCGCTTATATCCATTAAGACTTCGTCATAGGTactttacatccgtcttggcggaatcttatcacttagtcattttttaataacttacatccatttaaggaatcttgtcacttaggcttcgtcagtgatttacatccatcttggcggaattttatcacttagtcattttttgataacttacatccatttaaggaatcttgtcacttaagtttcgtcagtgatttacatccgtcttggcggaatcttatcacttagccattttttggtgacttacatccatttaaggaatcttatcacttaggcttcgtcagtgatttacatctgTTTTgacggaatcttatcacttaaccattttttgataacttacatccatttaaggaatcttgtcacttaggctttgtcagtgatttacatccgtcttggcagaatcttatcacttagccattttttggtgacttacatccatttaaggaatcttgtcacttaggctttgtcagtgatttacatccgtcttggcggaatcttatcacttagccattttttgataacttacatccatttaaggaatcttgtcacttattGCTGGAAAAATTCCTTGACGCTATGTCGTTTTGGACCTTCTTGAGGCCATGTTGATATCTACATTAAGTAGCACATGCACTAGCCAAAACTTGGTTATACAAGAATTTTAGaacaattcatatataaataataagttaccAATAGCCTAGGTGGacctttttcttatttccttgTCATCCTAGAGTTTTACCTCTTTTGTGATCTGTTTAGTAATGCATATATTTTTGCATGGAACGTTACTAGGTGTAAATTTTTATAGACGAAGATAAAAGATACAGAGATATGTGTACCGGTTGTTAGAAATGAACGATGAGGTTTGTCCACTATTACTCGATCTTATTATTGCTGAGAATCTATGACTAGCTCTTCCTAATGTTTCTAACATCGAAAGACGATCTCTTTTCAAGCTTTTAGTTAAGCTCAACAATGACTATCATGGTCTAAGGCCCTAGGATTCTTCTTATTGCTTCAATTTAGTATATTCTTTTTCATAGGTGCTTAATGAGACTGAACTATGGTCCATTGTATTATGCTGCTGCTAAATGGtcaatttcctcttcctttttctttaattgtacNNNNNNNNNNNNNNNNNNNNNNNNNNNNNNNNNNNNNNNNNNNNNNNNNNNNNNNNNNNNNNNNNNNNNNNNNNNNNNNNNNNNNNNNNNNNNNNNNNNNNNNNNNNNNNNNNNNNNNNNNNNNNNNNNNNNNNNNNNNNNNNNNNNNNNNNNNNNNNNNNNNNNNNNNNNNNNNNNNNNNNNNNNNNNNNNNNNNNNNNNNNNNNNNNNNNNNNNNNNNNNNNNNNNNNNNNNNNNNNNNNNNNNNNNNNNNNNNNNNNNNNNNNNNNNNNNNNNNNNNNNNNNNNNNNNNNNNNNNNNNNNNNNNNNNNNNNNNNNNNNNNNNNNNNNNNNNNNNNNNNNNNNNNNNNNNNNNNNNNNNNNNNNNNNNNNNNNNNNNNNNNNNNNNNNNNNNNNNNNNNNNNNNNNNNNNNNNNNNNNNNNNNNNNNNNNNNNNNNNNNNNNNNNNNNNNNNNNNNNNNNNNNNNNNNNNNNNNNNNNNNNNNNNNNNNNNNNNNNNNNNNNNNNNNNNNNNNNNNNNNNNNNNNNNNNNNNNNNNNNNNNNNNNNNNNNNNNNNNNNNNNNNNNNNNNNNNNNNNNNNNNNNNNNNNNNNNNNNNNNNNNNNNNNNNNNNNNNNNNNNNNNNNNNNNNNNNNNNNNNNNNNNNNNNNNNNNNNNNNNNNNNNNNNNNNNNNNNNNNNNNNNNNNNNNNNNNNNNNNNNNNNNNNNNNNNNNNNNNNNNNNNNNNNNNNNNNNNNNNNNNNNNNNNNNNNNNNNNNNNNNNNNNNNNNNNNNNNNNNNNNNNNNNNNNNNNNNNNNNNNNNNNNNNNNNNNNNNNNNNNNNNNNNNNNNNNNNNNNNNNNNNNNNNNNNNNNNNNNNNNNNNNNNNNNNNNNNNNNNNNNNNNNNNNNNNNNNNNNNNNNNNNNNNNNNNNNNNNNNNNNNNNNNNNNNNNNNNNNNNNNNNNNNNNNNNNNNNNNNNNNNNNNNNNNNNNNNNNNNNNNNNNNNNNNNNNNNNNNNNACTTCAGTACCTTTAGAACCAATTTTCAGATACCAGATTACATTCCAATTCGTCTCCCCTACGTGTCGGAGAAATGTTATTATGACGGGGTAGAGGGCGTTGGAGTGTACGAGCAGGTGTTGAAGGCtggacttcggttcccgctctctacactCCATAGAGAACTCTTACATTACCTGGGACTGTCCGTCACCCAGATCTCTCCgaacgcctggagggtcttcatagcaatggagattctTTATGGTGCATAGTCAGACGGAGAAAGGAGATTGACGgtccgtgaatttcttcactgttaccgtCCAGATGAGATTGACAGATCAAGGGGGTTGTACCGTTTTGCTAGTCGAAGTCCCCTGTTGAAGATTATAtttgagaccccagactcaaatagagactggaagagtcgctacttcttcctggagggtgacagatggatgaaccgtccaggaGAGACGGAGTACATGCCCGTCGATACAACTTGGGGAAAATACGTATACACCCGTCTTACTTGTCCTTTTTTACATATCCGTACACTTTTATGTGCGTATTTTGACCGTCTGTCTTTGCAGGTAGACAGCGTCCGCAGATTAGCCTCGAGGAATTTAGTTTCCTTGAagagatttgcagaaaaactagGCCGGAGGAAAGGACCTGGGCTAAGTTAGTGAATCCAAAGACAAtacactggtattgtgacggtccagaaccCACCCGTGAGGCCATTGCatacgacgaaagaatacacaaacgtgagTCCGTCTACTTTTAcccttgaaattgaaattttatttttgagaaaatatcatcatccgtcctgtattgcagaaatggacgacgccaagagaagggcaatgataaaatctctagccgtcgagcaaaagaagacgggtgagATCGTTGTTCCCAGTGTGCCGGGGTCATCGGGTAAGAGGAAGCAGCCACCCAAGTCCGACCGTCCACTCAAGCAGCCAAAGGTGTCAATGGAGCCCGTGgtgggcttgatggctgagggcCCTAAGGCCGTCACCCAAGTTAAACAAGGGGCCGGTAAGGGCCTAATGCATGCTCCACCCGTCAGCGAGGAGAAGCCCCCTCCCCTTCTCCGTGAGGACTCGAAGTTCGCTTTGGAGAAACTCACGTCCATACTTTCTGCAGAGGACTATGAGGATCTTGGGAATCACTCGACGGAGGTGATGGGGGAGACGGGGTTATTTGCCGTCGGACAGGTAACTTTCCTTATCCTTCAGTTTATGTCCGTCCACTCCCTagtttcatttttgacacttctaattttgtctatttcagtccttggttatgatgaagggcttgatggaccgctgcctcaaccgtgaagcggctctgGAACGGGTACGGTCAAAACTTGGGCAGACAGAAGAGGAGCTTGGCCAGCTGCACAAGTGGAAGGCCACAATGGAGCAGAAGTTTGAACTCTCTGAGAAGACGAGAGAAGAACTTGAACAGAGGACGGAGGAGgctgggaaggccttgaaggTTAGAGCAGACGAGGTGAAGGATCTGAAGAAAAAACTCCGTCATGCAAGGGATGACGCCGTCAGCGAATATCGCAACTCCGAGTCTTTGTTGAAGGAGCTGGCaggatcgttccttcaaggcttcgaCGATTCGCTCCGTCAGGTGAAGAAGGCCTACCCAGATCTGGACTTGTCCATGATAACACTAACTGATCAAGGTCAGACGTCTGCTCTACCCGCCGCCTCCGAAAATACGGAGGATCTCTTTGGAGAAGAGGCAGCTCAGGGTGACGGAGAGTCCGCTATGCCGAATGAGGTCGCTGTTGTCGACCCCAATAAAGCAGAGTGAACCATATAATTGTTGATGAGGATCCGTCTCCCTTTTTATGTATTGTTAATAACTTGTAGACGGTTTCGTTGAAGTTTCATTTGTACTGAACAATGCTTTTCATTAATTGTCTTTTCGTGATCTGTATCCGTTAAGGATTTTCTCcgtctatttttattttgaattttaatttttatgttgatccgtccacttatAAGCTAAACTATTGAAGCTAACTTATATCGTCATGTTGTCCGTCCACCTTGTGGGCGTTTTAGAGCCGTCTGCTTTGTGTATGTTCGTAATTTATTCACCGTTTTTGCTATGCCGTCCATTTTACAAACACGTAGTATTACTAAACGTTTTGTTGGTCCGTCCGCTTTtcggacatgtagaattattcaccgttttagGTGCGTAAATATCTCTAATTTTAATTACGGTGATCCGTTCGCTTTGAGACTGATACCGTCTAAAttatggacttgtataattATCACCgtcttggtgatccgtccactttatggacatgtagaattattcaacgttttgggtgatccgtccactttgaggGGTTCACCGTCCAATTTGTGGAATTGTGTAactactcaccgttttggtggtccgtccactttatggacgtGGAATTATTCACCgctttaggtgatccgtccactctGTGGACTCAACACCGTCCAATTTGTGGACTTGTATAactactcaccgttttggtgatccgtccactttatggataATTTTATTCGCCGTTTTGGTTACCCGTCCACATTATGGCGcatataccgtccactttacgGACTTGTAGAATttactcaccgttttgggtgatccgtccacttttggaCTTGTACtgttctcaccgttttggtgactttgtggacatgtagaattctcaccgttttggtgatccgtccacttttggacttgtattactctcaccgttttggtgatccgtccaatttatggacttTTAGAAtttctcaccgttttgggtgatccgtccacttttggaCTTGTACtgttctcaccgttttggtgactttgtggacatgtagaattctcaccgttttggtgatccgtccactttgtggacatgtagaattctcaccgttttggtgatccgtccacttttggacttgtattactctcaccgttttggtgatccgtccaatTTTTGGACTTTAAACTAGCATTCGTTAAGTTCGGGGACAATTGTAGTGacatcaaagtagaagaagattaTAATGGTATCTAATtgcgtaaaggaaaagtgcctgcccccttgggcttaaaaaaggcacgacaggattgtagcaagagaaacacatgttaaagaaaaaacttataaatagttaataaaaagccaaatggaaaattggttgccgttcgccgtgttactatcactggtagtatttcctcaaatgctccgcattccatggatgcggtagcttctcCCCCTCCGTAGTCTCCAAgtggtatgttcctttccttttccatgccgtgactcggtaaggtccttcccagttggggccgagctttccctgtgtagggtctctagctgCACCCATGACCCTCCTGAGTACgaggtctcctacttggaagtctctgtgtcggacccgggagttgtaatgtctggccatgcgttcctggtatcttgcgatcctttgctccgctgccgaccttacctcatctatcaggtccagctgtagcctcattgattcgtcgttcctgccttcgtcatggttgtgaaccctgtaacttgtgaggccAACTTCTGCGGGGATGACCGCCTCATTCCCGTATGTCAGTCGAAATGGCGTCTCACCTGTCGGagtcctcgccgttgtcctgtaCGCCCACAGTATGCTCggtaattcttcgggccatattccctttgccccctcgagccgagtcttgataatctttagcagggatcggttcgtgacttcaacctggccattggcctgaggatgggcgggtgatgagtagtggttttttattcccaGCTGTGTGCAAAAATCCCGGAAGTGGctgttgtcgaactgcctcccgttatccgagacaaggactctaggaataccaaacctgcatacgatggaccgccaaacaaaacttctaacgttcttttctgtaatggtggccaaggcttccgcttctacccattttgtgaagtagtcaatacccactaccaagaacttgAGCTGCCTTACCGCAGTTGGGAAGGGTCCCATGATatccagtccccattgtgcgaacggccatggagccgtcaTAGGGGTCAGTTCCTCAGCTGGCTGTccgataaaattgctgaacctctggcatttgtcgcagctcTTAACGTAcgactcggcatccttctgcatggtcggccagtaatacccagctcgtaccagtttgtgcaccaacgaccgCGATCCAGAGTGATTCCCGCATATCCCTTCGTGCacttccctcattacgtagtctgcctcttcaaccccgaggcatcttagATAAGGGCGGGAGAATCCTCTCTTGTAAAGAACGTCTCTTATCAAGACGAATCTCGCCGCTTGGACTTTCAGCTTCCTCGCTGCCTCCTTCTCTTGtggcagtaacccgtccttcaGGTATGAAGCTATCTGGGTGgtccagtttctttcggagcgtatctcctgcatattgtcggggtctattagtggaaagagttgaacgaaggaaagtacattacccggtgtcatcacatgttctgctgaggcggctttggctagccggtcggcgagctcattttctcccctgGGGATTTGGACGACCGTCGCTTTTAGTCCGTTGACTCTCGTTctcacttgatcaagatatctcttcaacctttccTCCTTGCATTCGTAGtctccgtttacttgattggtcacgacctgagagtcgcaaTGGACGGCCACACTTTCAGCtccggcggctttggctaggtcgagtcctgccgccaccgcttcgtattctgcttcgttgttggtaatggggaagtcgagacggaccatacattcgatcttgtctccTTCGGGCGACAGCAAcactatgccggcccctccaattcgccgattggaTGACCCGTCGGTGAAGATGCTCCACTTGAGTggttcttctgcccccttgtcctcgtcacgcgtaaactccgctatgaagtcggctacggcttgtcctttaatggccacacgcggacggtacttgatatcaaactcactcaattctattgcccacagtgtcagtcgacctgcggcttcaggattactcagtgcccttcgcaagggcttgtcggtcattacgttcacggtgtgggcttgaaagtaaTGTTTGAGCTTGCGAGCAGCCGTTATCAATGCgaaagcgagtttctccataggttggtatctttcttcggcgccgcggagcgcccggctggcgtagtatacaggTTTCTGTGCATTatcttcttctctaatcaaagcagcgctgacggcgacagaggagacagccaagtagaggaaaagttcttcgccaggttgcgagggactcaataggggtggtgaggataggtatgcctttagttcctcgaacgctcgctgacactcgtccgtccactcgaatgatttctttaatgtgcggAAAAAGGGCAggc includes the following:
- the LOC115984872 gene encoding uncharacterized protein LOC115984872, which codes for MDDAKRRAMIKSLAVEQKKTGEIVVPSVPGSSGKRKQPPKSDRPLKQPKVSMEPVVGLMAEGPKAVTQVKQGAGKGLMHAPPVSEEKPPPLLREDSKFALEKLTSILSAEDYEDLGNHSTEVMGETGLFAVGQSLVMMKGLMDRCLNREAALERVRSKLGQTEEELGQLHKWKATMEQKFELSEKTREELEQRTEEAGKALKVRADEVKDLKKKLRHARDDAVSEYRNSESLLKELAGSFLQGFDDSLRQVKKAYPDLDLSMITLTDQGQTSALPAASENTEDLFGEEAAQGDGESAMPNEVAVVDPNKAE